In the Paramisgurnus dabryanus chromosome 5, PD_genome_1.1, whole genome shotgun sequence genome, one interval contains:
- the cox7c gene encoding cytochrome c oxidase subunit 7C, mitochondrial, translating to MLGQAVRRFATSAVRSSHYAEGPGKNLPFSVDNKWRLLGMMVLFFGSGFTFPFIVVRHQILKK from the exons ATGCTCGGACAAGCGGTGAGAAGATTTGCAACCTCCGCGGTTCGCTCCAGTCACTATGCTGAGGGACCAGGGAAG AACCTGCCATTCTCCGTAGACAACAAGTGGAGGCTTTTGGGCATGATGGTGCTGTTCTTTGGCAGTGGGTTTACCTTCCCATTCATTGTTGTCAGGCATCAGATCCTGAAGAAGTGA